The genomic DNA TTTACTCACGATCCTGCACTTTTGGGACATCCTCGGGGTTCCTGGTTTTAAGAAAGCCCTGCTTACACAGCCGTTATGACTTTCCCTAGAAACTAAACCCCAGGCTAATGCGGTTCATCGTCTGATCGTGGTCGATTAGGCTTTCGCCATAGCCATAAAAGTACTCGAAATAGGGAGACATACTAGAGCAAGAATATGGGCTATACTCTACGCGAATCCCGCTACGGTTTTCGCTTCGAAGGTTATTTCTAAACATTGTAGAAAACTCCTGACATCTGTAACTGTAAGACAAGTACATCTCCCCATAACCAACATACTTATGTATATCCGGATTGTCATCGCGCTCGCTACCACCTTCGTCGTGCGTCTCGGGAATGCGGTACCAGGGTTTTATGCCGAACTTTAAACCGTCCTTCGCTAACTCTGCCACTGCATAAACCCTGTTCCAACTTCGCGAAAGCTCTCCGCCTTTTCCATTCGACTGATGCACTGCACCTACTCGCAATAAACTGTTCGTCACGCCAAAAAACTCGAACTTGCGCAACGAATCTATGAATAGCTCCGGACTATGGTTTGTCTCCCTAAATGGCGAGGATTCATCGCCGTTGTAAGCCTGCCAAAACGATGTATTGGTATACGCAAACCAGATACCTATGTGCCGATTTAACTGCTCCGAAACGAGACTTACCGCCTCCTCCGGAAGTCTAACCTTTGCACTAAACTGAAACTTTATTTCCAAGCGATCCGGATTATCAACGCTAGACACAGATTCGTTTGGCGTAGTGTTATAAGAAAGGGGAAGCACAAAATTTCGTTCATGCACTGCAAGAAATACATGCTCATTACTGCCTCCTTCGCTCTCAGACAAATCCTCCAAGACTCTTTCGGCAAAGTGCTTCTCTTCCTTTGCAAAAATTCGCTTCCCTTCCCTTAAGGATGACGGGCGAACGACGCTATCAACCTCCTGTGAAATAGCCACACTGCAAAACAGAACTTCCCAAAAAATCAGCATGACTACCGCGCCAAATCTCATTCCGCGCATATTACCTCTCTCTCCTTCGCACTAGGCCTGACTAAGACTACTCTCTAATGATCTTACCCCCCTCTCGCAAGCTAACTTTGCCACAAGAAAATTTAGCCACAAAATAGCAAACATACTCGTTGCCATGATAACTCCCGCAGTTGAATGTCCTAAAATATCTCGAAGCCTCGGAATAGCCTGCAAGAAAAATAAAGTTGCCGAAAGAATGCAAGTCATAAACACTAAGCCTAACGTACAAACCATTAACACCATTGTTCCTAGTCCAGATGTTAGCTGTGTATGACTTTCCCACTCGAAGCTCGCAAATGTTGCTCCCAAACCGACAGCGAGTCCAGAACACCCAATGCTTAAAACAATAGCAACAAAAACGGTATACATAACTGAAAAAGCATCAATGCGCAGAACAATGGCGCTGGAGACCAGCAATGCCATAGCACACAAAATCGTAATTGGTAGCCAGATCGAAAATTTAATAGCTATCAGCCTCTTAAGATCTATAGGCGCAGTTCTTAAAATCCAAAACGCCTTCCCCTCCAAACTAATAGATGGATAAACTAACCTAGTCATAACAGAAGCTAATATAAAACCACCCAGTAGAATGTTTAAGCTAGCCATCAGCGCTAACCACGCTTGATCGCCTATCCCTCCAATATCCAAAGCTGCACCCATGAATCTAAAGGACAACACATAAAGCGCCCCAATCACAAAATAAAGCGCACACTGTAACGACCTAGTAGGATCCCGTAAAATCGTAAGAAAATCTTTTCTAAAAATGGCCCTCGCGTGAAAACTCATGGGAAAGTAGCGATAGATATAATCATGGACTCGCCTAAACAATCGAACTCCGACAAAATCCTCGCGAACTTTTCGGCGCGACACCTCGCCGGACTCGACGCGCGATTTGATTTTTAAGAAAAATAGATCAAAAGTTAAATACCCAGCCGCAATTGAACCAATAGCTGAACATATGAGCAATAAATACTGAATGTTTTTGCCCACCAAGGGCTCCCCAACAAAGGAAGTAAGCACATCTGACGCCCATCGAGAGGGAAGCCACAGTGGACTAGGATTGCTAAATACGCCAATGGCCTGCACGATAACATTAGCACTTTGCGCTCCCCGTTTAATATCTAAACTAGCGAGCTTACCTATTACACATAACGCTGCATAGCCAATTGAGAATAGCAGTAATAACCCAAAAAACTGCTTCCGTTTCTTTATATACATTGACACCGCCATCAAAATACTGGCAATCACAACAGATATTCCTGACAAGATAAACAAAAACGGTATTGAAACAGAAAGGCCTACTATTAAAAACCTAACCCCCAGCCCAAGCGATAGACAGTAGGCTAAGGCTATTGGAAAGGCAAAAATGAAATACATAGGGCTTGTCTCTGCCATAATAGATAACAGCCGAGCAAAATATAGGCGCGTAGTGGATACGGGGAAAATGAGAAAAAAATTCATGCAGTCCGCGGAAAACAAATTTCCAATCGCAGCAATCACATTAGACACGAGTAACAAGAAAAAGAAGGAAAAAAAGATTAGCTGAATAATTTTTGCTGGGATAATGGCTTCAAAAAAAGGATCCCCGCGCATACTGACCAAGACGACCATAGCGCAAACAAAAATGCAAAGCATAGTGGCCAATGCAAAGCTCAGTAACAGGAGGTTGCGCCTAATAGACTGCCTCCACAGCACTTCATGCACAATGGAATTCTTAATTTTAAAAAATGTCGGTCGTAATAGCGTTAAAGGCACTTTTAAGTAATCTATAATGTCGCAGTTATTACATTCGTAAATCTTGTATTGATAGCATAGCTAAAGCATGCTAAATCTTGTTTAAGTAGCATTACATTACACTTATAAAATGTGCAATTTCCCAAATTTATGTTCAAGAGAGTTCTTTCACTTTTAGCTCTAACGTCTCTGCTGCTGTTTTTTTTGTCGTGCCTACTATCTTGCAAGCCAAGGCATTTTGTTAGACCAGGTGGCGAATTTGATTTAGGTGAAGTTAGGCATCTGTTGTTTGCCAAACAGTACCTAATAGACAAATCCATGCTCGTCCATCGGGACAAAACGGGCTGGCGCGTTCTAAGCGGCAGATGCACGTATGACGGATGCGACCTTACTTACCAAGAAGACACTATGATGTGCAGTTGCTGCTATTCGGAGTTTAAACACACTGGAGAAGTCATCAAGGGCCCAGCCGCTCATCCCTTGCCTTGGTATGAAATCCGGTACAAGGACAACCACTTGTACGCTAACTCTGGCAAAACCGTTAACCCGAATTACCGCTTTACTACAGACGAAATCGAGAAGAGATTAACTGAGCTTCGAGAGCAAATTGGCGCTGAGGGAGTGCCGGAGGGCATAGAGATTCCCGAGGTCCTCCTCGGCAAAGACATAGACGATTTGAACACAGAAGATGACGACCTGGAGCCGCTACCGGATGAAAACCTTAGCAACATGACCGATACTATTCATTCTAGCTCAGATGATTAATAGGGCCAAACTTACCAAACTTAGATAGAAAAAATGCATTTTTTAAGCAGCGATAACAGGCCCTCTGCTATGACGCTCATTCTCGCTTCGGCGTCACCAAGGCGAGCTAGTCTATTAAGCTCCATCGGCTTAAAATTTGACGTAATTCCATCTAATGTGGATGAGTCTGATATAAAAACCACTTCAATAATGGAAAGCATAGCAAAGCTCGCAGCGAGGAAAGCTTCTACTATTTCTGCCTTACATCCAAATGCCTTTGTCATAGCAGCCGACACCGTTGTATTAGTTCCTAGCTTCGCAACACAAGAGCAATGGAGCAAGGGCGGAGGGAGAATTTTCGGAAAACCCGTCGATACACAAGACGCCTTTGAAATGCTAAATAAGCTACAGGGGATCACCCATTCTGTGATTAGTGGTTTTTGCCTTGCTAACAAGTCGATTGATTATTGCAAATCTAGAACCGTTCAAACTGATGTCGAATTCTCACCCATGACACCCGCTGAAATTAGAGCTTATGTCGCCAGCGGGGAGCCAGAAGACAAGGCTGGCGCGTACGCTATCCAAGGAATCGGCGGCGCCTTCATTCGAAAGATTAACGGCTCATATACAAACGTAGTCGGCCTGCCCATGGCAGAGGTAATAGAGGAACTTAAGGCGTGTAAAATTTCCTATCTACAATACTCTACAGAGAAATCAGCGGGGCCGGGCGAATAGGATTCTTTTCTTCCTTGGAACTATTTGTAGTGACGGGCGGCGTCGCAACCGGCTCAGGCTTCGGCAATTCTATCTGCTCGAGCAATTCTAAATATCTGCCACTCTCAATAATCTCTCTATAAGCGCCAGCTATAGTCTCTAAAAGGTCTATGACGCGTTGAACTTTTTCTGGGCTTTTTTGTAGATTTGCCTCAGTTAGATAGTACAACATGAAATCGTAAAGTTGATCCAGCTCTTTAGCTATGCGCCCACCTTTTTCAAAATCTAGGGTATTTACTAGTTCGGCAATAATTGCTTGCCCTTTGCTTAAAAACCGAGCGAACTTCTTAATGTCTTTTGCTTCTAAGCCGCTCTTTGCATGCTTGAGAAAGTTAATACCGCCATCGTACATCATTAGCAACAAGCGGCCACGATCTATTGTTGAAATTTGAACGCTTGTATATTGCTTATGTGCAGATTTGCCGTACATTTTCGTTGTTCCAGGTTGCCTATATAACTCAATCCACCGCAGACAAACGTTTGTTTGCCCCTACTTTCTCCTAAGATTACTTATCGTAACAATTCGCCACACTCCTTTAGCTCAATAATTTTATAGCCCCGCCCCTCATCTAAGTCCCTAATATCATTACAATCCGCCTAAAATTCCACTAAGTGCCTGTTGGGTATTTTGAAGTTTTCCCATAACTGTCTCCAGGCGAGAAAACTGTCCCTCTAGATTCTCTCTAAGTTTAGCCGTCGTCCTTTCGAGTTGAGAAATGGCGCTATTTAGATTTTCTATTTGTGAGGCATTGGATTGTACCGCCAAATCTATAAAACCGTTATACTTCGTAAACTCATATAATATACCATCAACACCTGCCACATTATCGGCAAAGTCCGTGAGAACCTCCGAAGCACCTAAAGCGTCCTGCGCTACCTGAGACTTAAACTCGTCGGCATCGAAGCTCAAACTTCCGTCCCTGTTCGTAGATATCCCGAGTTCGGACATACTCGTAACAACTGTTCCATTAGTAGACTCCGCCGCTACTAGTCTCTCCCTAAAGAAAGATACTAAATCATTGTCTACGCTGGTCTTTGCTAAAGAGCCGTATATATTATCGGTCTGATTTTCATCTTCTACTCGAGTAACGGTATCGTTTTCATTTATGAACTCGACGATGTCGTTAAAGGAATCAACTATTTCACCTACTAGCTCAGCCGAGCTGTCTTCGTCGTTAGAAATTGTGATACTAGCGCTGTCCGCTTTTATCAGATTGAACGTCACTCCAGTTACTACATCGCTTATAATATTGCTCTCGCGGGTGATTGTGCCGTTTAAGCCACTCAGAGTAAACTGCGCATTGGTGGCTTGCGAAGCAGTTTTAGATACATCAGCTGCAAAAACAGAGGTCGGATCGATGTCGAGATAACCAAGCTGCGTACCTGTTTCAAGTGTATTGAGCATTATCTGATATGCGGGGCTAGCCTCAGTTCCAGTGTTTACCAAGCTAGCTACAACTCTGCCACTGGCATCCGAATCTGCATTGAGCGCATCTACCACTTCCTGGATTGTAGTACTTGCACCAGTTACGCTAGCAGTAACCGAAACTTTGTCAGCACCAAGGCCAACATCTACACTGAGAACCCCAGTTGTCGCGGAAAACACGGCACTAGTGGATGCATAACTTCCAGCCGATTTGTACATTGAGCCACTTGCCGTATCAGCCACAGAGGTAACCGAAATATCGTAGGAAGCGTTGACGGCATTAGAACCGGCAATGGCTGTAACGGCTGTGGAATCGGAGCTGGTGGCCTTTTTCTCTATGCCTCCACCGTTTGCCGTCCTGAAGCGATCGATAAGCTCATTAAGTGCCAGGATTTTGGTATTTAGCTCTTCTAGTGAATCATTTGTGCTCTCTAAAAGTTCTATCTCCTCGCGCCTATGAACATTGGCGGCTTCTCTTGCCTCGATGATGGCATCTATGAGTGAAACTGAGTCTATACCGGACGCTAGTCCAGAAAACTTAATTACAGACATGCTAAATCCCTCCTTGGCTTTGCATCTCTATTTCTTTTCACCGCTTCGCGGCGATTACTGCAACAACCTTGTTAAAATATCC from Deltaproteobacteria bacterium includes the following:
- the maf gene encoding septum formation protein Maf — its product is MTLILASASPRRASLLSSIGLKFDVIPSNVDESDIKTTSIMESIAKLAARKASTISALHPNAFVIAADTVVLVPSFATQEQWSKGGGRIFGKPVDTQDAFEMLNKLQGITHSVISGFCLANKSIDYCKSRTVQTDVEFSPMTPAEIRAYVASGEPEDKAGAYAIQGIGGAFIRKINGSYTNVVGLPMAEVIEELKACKISYLQYSTEKSAGPGE
- the fliD gene encoding flagellar filament capping protein FliD is translated as MSVIKFSGLASGIDSVSLIDAIIEAREAANVHRREEIELLESTNDSLEELNTKILALNELIDRFRTANGGGIEKKATSSDSTAVTAIAGSNAVNASYDISVTSVADTASGSMYKSAGSYASTSAVFSATTGVLSVDVGLGADKVSVTASVTGASTTIQEVVDALNADSDASGRVVASLVNTGTEASPAYQIMLNTLETGTQLGYLDIDPTSVFAADVSKTASQATNAQFTLSGLNGTITRESNIISDVVTGVTFNLIKADSASITISNDEDSSAELVGEIVDSFNDIVEFINENDTVTRVEDENQTDNIYGSLAKTSVDNDLVSFFRERLVAAESTNGTVVTSMSELGISTNRDGSLSFDADEFKSQVAQDALGASEVLTDFADNVAGVDGILYEFTKYNGFIDLAVQSNASQIENLNSAISQLERTTAKLRENLEGQFSRLETVMGKLQNTQQALSGILGGL
- a CDS encoding Rieske (2Fe-2S) protein, which produces MFKRVLSLLALTSLLLFFLSCLLSCKPRHFVRPGGEFDLGEVRHLLFAKQYLIDKSMLVHRDKTGWRVLSGRCTYDGCDLTYQEDTMMCSCCYSEFKHTGEVIKGPAAHPLPWYEIRYKDNHLYANSGKTVNPNYRFTTDEIEKRLTELREQIGAEGVPEGIEIPEVLLGKDIDDLNTEDDDLEPLPDENLSNMTDTIHSSSDD
- a CDS encoding phospholipase A, producing MRGMRFGAVVMLIFWEVLFCSVAISQEVDSVVRPSSLREGKRIFAKEEKHFAERVLEDLSESEGGSNEHVFLAVHERNFVLPLSYNTTPNESVSSVDNPDRLEIKFQFSAKVRLPEEAVSLVSEQLNRHIGIWFAYTNTSFWQAYNGDESSPFRETNHSPELFIDSLRKFEFFGVTNSLLRVGAVHQSNGKGGELSRSWNRVYAVAELAKDGLKFGIKPWYRIPETHDEGGSERDDNPDIHKYVGYGEMYLSYSYRCQEFSTMFRNNLRSENRSGIRVEYSPYSCSSMSPYFEYFYGYGESLIDHDQTMNRISLGFSF
- the fliS gene encoding flagellar export chaperone FliS; this encodes MYGKSAHKQYTSVQISTIDRGRLLLMMYDGGINFLKHAKSGLEAKDIKKFARFLSKGQAIIAELVNTLDFEKGGRIAKELDQLYDFMLYYLTEANLQKSPEKVQRVIDLLETIAGAYREIIESGRYLELLEQIELPKPEPVATPPVTTNSSKEEKNPIRPAPLISL